The following are encoded together in the Myxocyprinus asiaticus isolate MX2 ecotype Aquarium Trade chromosome 7, UBuf_Myxa_2, whole genome shotgun sequence genome:
- the LOC127443349 gene encoding CMRF35-like molecule 1 isoform X1, with protein MWNLLVLFACMITAVGSDVVGTPTSVFGYRKRRLDIRCLYKFGYETNSKYFCKGECFFQNKNIIIESGSPAEDERFSLTDDTTARVVTVSITDLRTEDEGKYWCVIT; from the exons ATGTGGAACCTTCTGGTCTTATTTGCTTGCATGATTACAG ctgTTGGTTCAGATGTTGTTGGTACTCCAACTTCAGTATTTGGATACAGAAAAAGGAGACTTGACATCAGATGTCTCTATAAATTTGGATATGAAACAAATTCAAAGTATTTTTGCAAAGGGGAGTgtttctttcaaaataaaaacatcatcatTGAATCAGGATCTCCAGCTGAAGACGAGAGATTCTCTCTGACTGATGACACAACAGCAAGAGTTGTCACTGTCTCCATCACTGATCTGAGAACAGAGGATGAGGGCAAATACTGGTGTGTG ATAACATGA
- the LOC127443343 gene encoding uncharacterized protein LOC127443343, which translates to MKVLKRKKLFTMWSSLFFFCCVFTAGSLTTVTAPMGGKVTIKCSHFLAHLNIKYFCRETCADGNILIKSEMGERETRRGRYTLHNMGTEFTMTITALQKSDSGTYICAVERLVKDTFQYVTLYVVEDNKITEVSTARSRISTSYSKTPDLNLQSTSITPNEQSLASTCSIVIFIIAGVLLLLLIGPTLVIVSIRMKKQTCDLISSSAEGFCPAFRKGEEIENENVTSTVLPGSPAAYSAETSASDEFHRPTNTEPGNMADPHRDSYYINVSPPVTDCLDQELDTSSRSHVYQCLITDSVQQSVYHSINRTTDCP; encoded by the exons ATGAAAGTCCTGAAGAGAAAGAAACTTTTCACTATGTGgagctctctatttttcttctgctGTGTCTTTACAG CTGGGTCTTTGACTACTGTAACTGCTCCAATGGGAGGAAAGGTCACCATTAAGTGTTCACATTTCCTGGCCCACCTCAATATCAAATATTTCTGCAGAGAGACTTGTGCTGATGGGAATATTCTCATTAAGTCTGAGATGGGAGAAAGAGAGACTCGTAGAGGGAGATATACTCTACACAACATGGGGACAGAGTTCACCATGACCATCACTGCCCTGCAGAAATCAGACTCTGGGACGTATATCTGTGCAGTTGAGAGATTAGTAAAGGACACTTTCCAGTATGTGACTCTATATGTGGTTGAAG ATAACAAGATCACTGAGGTCTCAACTGCTCGCAGTAGGATCTCAACATCCTATTCAAAGACACCAGATCTGAATCTTCAATCAACCAGCATCACACCCAATGAACAGTCTCTTGCTTCGACAT GTTCCATTGTTATTTTCATCATTGCAGGGGTTTTGCTTTTGCTCCTCATTGGTCCTACTTTGGTTATAGTGTCCATCCGAATGAAAAAACAGACTTGtg ATCTGATCTCATCTTCTGCTGAAGGGTTTTGTCCTGCATTTAGAAAAGGAGAAGAG ATAGAAAATGAGAATGTGACCTCAACAGTCCTTCCAGGTTCACCAGCAGCATACAGTGCTGAAACATCTGCTTCAGATGAGTTTCACAGACCTACAAACACCGAACCAGGAAACATGGCCGATCCTCATAGGGATTCCTACTACATCAATGTTTCCCCACCAGTAACAGATTGCTTGGATCAAGAACTTGACACCAGTAGTAGGAGTCATGTGTATCAGTGTCTTATAACTGATTCTGTTCAACAGTCGGTCTATCACAGTATTAATCGAACTACAGACTGCCCATAG
- the LOC127443349 gene encoding CMRF35-like molecule 1 isoform X2 — MWNLLVLFACMITAVGSDVVGTPTSVFGYRKRRLDIRCLYKFGYETNSKYFCKGECFFQNKNIIIESGSPAEDERFSLTDDTTARVVTVSITDLRTEDEGKY; from the exons ATGTGGAACCTTCTGGTCTTATTTGCTTGCATGATTACAG ctgTTGGTTCAGATGTTGTTGGTACTCCAACTTCAGTATTTGGATACAGAAAAAGGAGACTTGACATCAGATGTCTCTATAAATTTGGATATGAAACAAATTCAAAGTATTTTTGCAAAGGGGAGTgtttctttcaaaataaaaacatcatcatTGAATCAGGATCTCCAGCTGAAGACGAGAGATTCTCTCTGACTGATGACACAACAGCAAGAGTTGTCACTGTCTCCATCACTGATCTGAGAACAGAGGATGAGGGCAAATACTG A
- the LOC127443342 gene encoding uncharacterized protein LOC127443342, translating to MLQLCSTRPHITASREQRLSPLLTAAQGLSNSGTNLTQDFKPGPTNEMVVLSARPKERRLAEGIRSNLYKGACDRTCDLPDMSVLIVNEIYQGMPRETAPPITTMGIAGDVPLVDSAFGKVQEGSVLSYHLPVWSPPKTCPHTTTPPQPFLPLYGYCLGPSECCFVLSYHQQLHMNSLATSEVMAHQIEKRTRQQSMLKEWHQLRKPRVTSSRFREVCHVRRQSSAESLALRILQPGYQSGEMKRGLQMEPKAVEEYCFVKEVNHYPCGFIIHPDAPWLGSSPDGLVYDPKAEPVFGLLEVKCPNVRSYVDCAYLRVSD from the exons ATGTTGCAGCTTTGCTCTACCAGACCTCACATTACAGCCAGCAGGGAGCAACGGCTGTCCCCCCTACTCACAGCTGCACAGGGTCTGAGCAACAGTGGCACAAACCTAACCCAG GACTTTAAGCCTGGTCCAACAAATGAGATGGTGGTGTTGTCAGCTAGGCCCAAGGAGAGAAGACTGGCTGAAGGGATCAG GAGTAACTTGTACAAAGGGGCCTGTGACCGGACCTGTGACCTTCCAGACATGTCAGTTCTGATTGTGAATGAGATTTACCAAGGAATGCCAAGGGAAACTGCTCCACCCATAACAACAATGGGAATAGCAGGGGATGTACCATTGGTGGACAGTGCCTTTGGAAAAGTTCAAGAAGGGAGTGTTCTCTCCTATCACCTTCCAGTATGGAGTCCACCAAAAACTTGCCCACATACCACCACACCACCACAACCATTCTTACCCCTTTATGGCTACTGTCTGGGTCCCTCAGAGTGCTGTTTTGTGTTAAGCTACCATCAGCAGCTGCACATGAATTCTCTAGCAACATCAGAGGTCATGGCGCACCAAATTGAGAAACGCACAAGACAGCAAAGCATGCTGAAGGAATGGCATCAATTAAGAAAGCCGCGTGTGACTTCCTCTAGATTCAG AGAGGTTTGCCATGTGAGAAGACAGTCCTCAGCAGAGAGCCTGGCACTGAGAATTTTGCAGCCAGGCTATCAGAGTGGAGAAATGAAGAGGGGCCTTCAGATGGAGCCCAAAGCAGTGGAGGAATACTGCTTTGTTAAGGAGGTAAATCACTACCCTTGTGGTTTCATTATCCACCCTGATGCACCTTGGCTTGGCTCATCACCAGATGGGTTGGTGTATGACCCTAAAGCTGAACCTGTGTTTGGACTGCTGGAAGTGAAGTGCCCAAATGTGAGAAGCTATGTAGACTGTGCCTACCTTAGGGTCTCCGATTGA